In Humulus lupulus chromosome 6, drHumLupu1.1, whole genome shotgun sequence, a single genomic region encodes these proteins:
- the LOC133782662 gene encoding zinc finger CCCH domain-containing protein 39 isoform X2: protein MSFPDSRSQFMQSIPAYVGGTDAINCWPQFSMNNEDQQSEFEQQSQPPPFKRARNSDDESQSNTSPFPPMNTRMIPPNAPVNKGVSNIFFKTRLCAKFKVGLCRNGENCNFAHGIEDMRQPPPNWQELVGGRERDNEDRSSSGNWEDDQKIIHRMKLCKKFYNGEECPYGDRCNFLHEDPAKYRDDLGRFRESSAISIGTTPPPPANQGNVPSNSDDNRAVNSVSDSSRVNVKPVYWKTKLCNKWEQTGHCPFGEKCHFAHGYAELQMANGRVEVDALNIAASLQAKPQAVAIDSLPSATTAAAFDEDVQGKKCLMKWKGPKKINRIYGDWLDDLPLVHNLPSRVES from the exons ATGAGTTTTCCTGATTCTCGTTCCCAATTTATGCAATCTATACCAGCTTATGTTGGTGGCACTGACGCCATTAATTGTTGGCCTCAATTTTCCATGAACAATGAAGATCAACAATCTGAATTTGAGCAGCAGTCGCAACCTCCTCCATTCAAAAGAGCCAGAAATTCTGATGATGAAAGCCAATCCAATACTTCACCCTTTCCACCTATGAACACTAGAATGATCCCACCAAATGCTCCAGTCAATAAGGGAGTCAGTAACATATTCTTCAAGACCCGCTTATGTGCCAAATTCAAAGTGGGGTTGTGTAGAAACGGCGAAAATTGTAACTTTGCTCATGGAATTGAAGATATGCGACAACCTCCTCCCAATTGGCAAGAACTTGTTGGTGGACGTGAACGTGATAATGAGGATCGATCATCATCTGGAAATTGGGAAGATGACCAGAAAATAATTCACAGGATGAAGCTATGCAAGAAGTTTTACAATGGGGAAGAGTGCCCTTATGGTGATAGATGTAACTTTCTTCACGAGGACCCTGCCAAGTATAGGGATGATTTGGGTAGATTTAGGGAGAGCTCAGCCATAAGCATTGGAACCACACCACCACCCCCGGCCAATCAGGGAAATGTGCCTAGTAATTCAGATGATAATAGGGCTGTGAACTCTGTTTCAGATTCATCAAGAGTGAATGTGAAACCTGTGTATTGGAAGACAAAGTTATGTAACAAATGGGAGCAAACAGGTCACTGCCCTTTTGGTGAGAAATGTCACTTTGCTCATGGGTATGCAG AGTTGCAAATGGCTAATGGACGAGTTGAAGTAGATGCTCTGAATATTGCCGCCTCCTTACAAGCAAAACCTCAGGCTGTTGCTATTGACTCACTTCCAAGTGCAACAACTGCGGCTGCTTTCGATGAAGATGTGCAGGGTAAGAAGTGCTTGATGAAGTGGAAAGGACCAAAGAAGATCAACCGAATTTATGGTGACTGGCTCGATGATCTACCGCTAGTGCACAACCTACCGAGTAGAGTAGAGAGCTGA
- the LOC133782662 gene encoding zinc finger CCCH domain-containing protein 39 isoform X1 yields the protein MSFPDSRSQFMQSIPAYVGGTDAINCWPQFSMNNEDQQSEFEQQSQPPPFKRARNSDDESQSNTSPFPPMNTRMIPPNAPVNKGVSNIFFKTRLCAKFKVGLCRNGENCNFAHGIEDMRQPPPNWQELVGGRERDNEDRSSSGNWEDDQKIIHRMKLCKKFYNGEECPYGDRCNFLHEDPAKYRDDLGRFRESSAISIGTTPPPPANQGNVPSNSDDNRAVNSVSDSSRVNVKPVYWKTKLCNKWEQTGHCPFGEKCHFAHGYAGTQSALHKLQMANGRVEVDALNIAASLQAKPQAVAIDSLPSATTAAAFDEDVQGKKCLMKWKGPKKINRIYGDWLDDLPLVHNLPSRVES from the exons ATGAGTTTTCCTGATTCTCGTTCCCAATTTATGCAATCTATACCAGCTTATGTTGGTGGCACTGACGCCATTAATTGTTGGCCTCAATTTTCCATGAACAATGAAGATCAACAATCTGAATTTGAGCAGCAGTCGCAACCTCCTCCATTCAAAAGAGCCAGAAATTCTGATGATGAAAGCCAATCCAATACTTCACCCTTTCCACCTATGAACACTAGAATGATCCCACCAAATGCTCCAGTCAATAAGGGAGTCAGTAACATATTCTTCAAGACCCGCTTATGTGCCAAATTCAAAGTGGGGTTGTGTAGAAACGGCGAAAATTGTAACTTTGCTCATGGAATTGAAGATATGCGACAACCTCCTCCCAATTGGCAAGAACTTGTTGGTGGACGTGAACGTGATAATGAGGATCGATCATCATCTGGAAATTGGGAAGATGACCAGAAAATAATTCACAGGATGAAGCTATGCAAGAAGTTTTACAATGGGGAAGAGTGCCCTTATGGTGATAGATGTAACTTTCTTCACGAGGACCCTGCCAAGTATAGGGATGATTTGGGTAGATTTAGGGAGAGCTCAGCCATAAGCATTGGAACCACACCACCACCCCCGGCCAATCAGGGAAATGTGCCTAGTAATTCAGATGATAATAGGGCTGTGAACTCTGTTTCAGATTCATCAAGAGTGAATGTGAAACCTGTGTATTGGAAGACAAAGTTATGTAACAAATGGGAGCAAACAGGTCACTGCCCTTTTGGTGAGAAATGTCACTTTGCTCATGGGTATGCAGGTACACAGTCTGCTCTACACa AGTTGCAAATGGCTAATGGACGAGTTGAAGTAGATGCTCTGAATATTGCCGCCTCCTTACAAGCAAAACCTCAGGCTGTTGCTATTGACTCACTTCCAAGTGCAACAACTGCGGCTGCTTTCGATGAAGATGTGCAGGGTAAGAAGTGCTTGATGAAGTGGAAAGGACCAAAGAAGATCAACCGAATTTATGGTGACTGGCTCGATGATCTACCGCTAGTGCACAACCTACCGAGTAGAGTAGAGAGCTGA